The following is a genomic window from Micromonospora cathayae.
TAGCCGACCATGCCCCCGGTCAGCGGAGGCATGCCGCTGGCCGGGTCGAACGCCGGCCCGGCCAGCGCGGCGACCGTGTCGCGCAGCACCCGCGCCGGGTCGCCGGTGGTGGGCAGGCCGGCCGGCGGCTGCCCGAGCCAGGTGGCGACGCCGTCCCGCTCGACCAGGGTGGCGCTGCTGCGCACTCCGATGAAGGAGTACCGGGACCAGGCCAGCCCGGCCGACCCGACGCCCTGTTCGGCGGACTCCAGCAGGAAGGTGCCCGGCCCACCGGCGAGCTTGCGGTACACCCCGACCGGGGTCTCGGCGTCGGCCAGCAGCCGACGGGTGACCGGGACGACCCGCCAGCGGGACGCCAGGTCGGTGAAGGCGGCCTGGTCCGGGCTCACCACGCCGTCGGTCATCGGACCTCCACCCCGTCCCCGGAGACCGGGAGCTCGTCGAAGAAGCAGCTCCGCTGGCCGGTGTGGCAGGCCGGGCCGACCTGGTCGACGCTGACCAGCAGCGCGTCGCCGTCGCAGTCCAGGGCCACCGCGCGGACGTACTGGTGGTGGCCGGAGGTGGCGCCCTTGACCCAGTACTCCTGGCGGCTGCGGGACCAGTAGGTGGCCCGTCCGGTGGTCAGGGTGCGGTGCAGCGCCTCGTCGTCCATCCAGGCGACCATCAGCACCTCGCCGGAGTCGTGCTGACGGACCACGGCGGCGACCAGGCCGTCGGCCGAGCGGCGCAGCCGGGCCGCGATGGCCGGGTCGAGCCGGGACGGACGGACCGGCGTCGGGCGGTGCGGAGGGGCGGTGGCGCCGGTCACCGGCGCGTCAGGTACGGGCACAGTGACCCATTGTTCCGCACCCGGCGCGGAGCCCCCAGTCGCGTCCCGCCCGATGGCCCGGCCGCTGGCCCGGCCGAGGGTCAGGCCGAGGGTCAGGCCGGCCGGTCCCGACCGGTCGACGGCCCCGGCACGTCGCGCCGACCCACCCGGCACGTCGGGCTTGCTGACCCGGCGCGTCGGGCCGGCTGACCCGGCGCGCTGATCGGAACCGGTCGCCGAGGCCGAGCCCACGTATCCCTCGTTGTGCCCGGCGAGGATGTCATCTAGCGTTGAGTTCATCGGGTGATGAATTTGGAGGGCGCGATGGAACACGCGATCGCCCTGCGCGACCTGGTGGTGGACCGGGGCCGGCGTCGGGTGCTGGACGGGGTCAGCTGTGCGGTGCCCCGGGGCTCGGTGACCGGGCTGCTCGGCCCCAGCGGCAGCGGCAAGACCACACTGATGCGGGCCGTCGTCGGGGTGCAGACCCTCACCGGCGGCACGGTGACCGTGCTCGGCCGGCCGGCCGGCACGCCCGCCCTGCGGCACCGGGTCGGCTACCTCACCCAGGCGCCGAGCGTCTACGCCGACCTGACCGTCCGGGAGAACGCCCGCTACTTCGCCGCCGTGCACGGCCGGGGCCGCGCCGACGCCGACCGGGCGGTCGCCGACGTCGGGCTCGCCGACGCTGCCGGACAGGTGGTCGGCACCCTCTCCGGCGGCCAGCGCAGCCGGGCCTCGCTGGCCTGCGTCCTGGTCGGCCGCCCGGAGCTGGTGGTGCTCGACGAGCCGACCGTCGGGCAGGACCCGGTGCTCCGCGCCGACCTGTGGGCCCGGTTCCACGACCTGGCCGCCGGTGGCACCACCCTGCTGGTCTCCAGCCACGTGATGGACGAGGCCGCCCGCTGCGACCGGCTGCTGCTGATCCGGGCGGGCCGGCTGCTCGCCGACGACACCCCCGACGGGGTACGCGCCCGGGCCGGGGTGGCCGACCTGGACGAGGCGTTCCTGCGCCTGATCCGGGCCGCCGCAGGCGGAGAGGAGACCCGGTGAACCCCCGGATCGTCGCGGCCACCGCCGGGCGGGTGCTGCGTCAGCTCCGCCACGACCGGCGGACCATCGCGCTGCTGCTGGTGGTGCCCGGCGTGCTGCTGGCGCTGGTGCACTTCATGTACGCCGAGCAGCCCACCCCGCCCGGCCAGCCGTCCACCTTCGACCAGGTCGCCCTGGTCATGCTCGGGTTCTTCCCGTTCACCATCATGTTCCTGGTGACCAGCATCGCGATGCTGCGCGAACGCACCTCCGGGACGCTGGAGCGGCTGCTCACCACCCCGCTGGCCAAGCTCGACCTGCTCCTCGGGTACGGCATCGCGTTCGGGCTGGCCGCCGCGGCGCAGGCCGTGGTGGCCTCGGTGGTCGCGTACGGGCTACTCGGTCTGGACACCGCGGGCAGCGCCGGGCTGGTGATCACCATCGCCGTGGTCACCGCGCTGCTCGGGATGGCGCTGGGGCTGCTGGGCAGCGCCTTCGCCCGTACCGAGTTCCAGGCCGTACAGTTCATGCCGGTCGTGGTGATCCCCCAGTTGCTGCTCTGCGGGCTCTTCGTGGCCCGTGACCAGATGGCCGGGTGGCTCCAGGCGGTCAGCGACGCGCTGCCGCTGTCGTACGCGGTCGAGGCGTTGCAGCAGGTCGGCGCGTACGCCGAGCCCACCGCGACGATGTGGCGGGACCTGGCCGTGGTGGCCGGGTCGGCGCTGCTGGCGCTGGTGCTCGCGGCGGCCACGCTGCGCCGCCGCACCGACTGACGGCGGACGGCCGGCGAGCGACAGGCGAAGGGCGGCGATGAGGGCACGGACCGGACGGCGACCCGGCAACCCGGACACCCGGGAGGCGATCCTCCGGGCGGCGCGGACGGCGTTCGCCGAGCGCGGCTTCGACGCGGCCTCCATCCGGGCCATCGCCACCGCGGCGGGCGTGGACCCGGCCCTCGTGCACCACTACTTCGGCAGCAAGGACAAGCTGTTCCTGGCGGCGATGAACGCGCCGGTCGACCCGGCGGCGCTGCTGCCCGGTGTGCTCGACGGCGACCCGGACCACATCGGGGAGCGGCTGGTCCGGATGTTCCTCGGGGTGTGGGACTCCCCCGCCGGGGTGGCCGGGGTGGCCCTGCTGCGCTCGGCGGTGACCACCGAGTGGACCGCCCGGCTGCTGCGGGAGTTCCTGGTCACCCAGGTGCTGCGCCGGGTGCTCCAGCATCTGGGGGCCGACCCGGCCGAGTTGCCGCTGCGTGGTTCGCTGGCCGCCGCCCAGATGGCCGGGTTGGTGCTGATGCGGTACGTCATCAAGCTCGAACCGCTGGCCTCCGCGCCGCCCGAGACCGTGGTGGCGGCGGTCGGGCCGGCCGTGCAGCGCTACCTCACCGGGCCCCTGGCCGGTGTGTTTCCGCATCCGCCGGCCGGCTCTCCGTAGGTGCCCCGCCGGGGGTGGCGGGCCGGGGACGGCTACCGGCGGCGGTCGGCGGGGCAGGCCGGACGTTCGTGCCGGCAGAGCAGCGGGTGCAGCAGCCGGGCCAGGTCGCGGTGGTCGGTCACCGGCCGGGGGAACGCCAGCCGGGCCCGCCGTCGCGTGCCCGGCCCGCCGAACGCCACCACCAGGCCGTACCGGTCGAGCCGGACCACCCGGGGAGCCGCCTCGTCGGGCCGGTCCGCGAGCGGCCCCAACTGCCGACGCAGGTAACCGGCCACCTGCTCGGCGTGGTGCAGGGCGAGGTCGGCCAGGAGGGCGCCCTCCACCGGGTGCAGCGGGTCCGGCTCGGCCGCCGCGTAGTCGTCGCCCGCGATCCGGTGGACGTCCCCGGCGGTCTCCAGCCGGGCCTCGGCCACCTCGAACCGGTACAACCGGAACCGGGTGCCGACGTCGAGCAGGTCACCGGTCGGTTCGACCGCCGCGAAGTCCACCGCGGCGTGGCGTGCCGCCTCCCCGGCCAGCGGAGTCGCCCAGCCGGAGACCCAGGCCCGCCCGAGCGGGGGCGCGCCGGCCGCCGGTGGCAGGTCGAGCACGTCGAGCACCACCGCGACGGCCCGGTCCGTGCCGGCCGGGGGGAGCACGGCGGCCAGGTCGCTGACCACCGGCACCAGCATCAGCACCCGACCGTCCGGGTCGGTGACGTGCCGGACCTGGTACGGCCCGGGCCGGTGCGCCAGGTGCACCAGCCCGGGAAGGCAACCGGCGACCAGGGTCCGGACGGTCTCGGCACTGCTCGGCCGCATCGCCGCCTCCTCCTTGAGAAAGGTTAGGCTAACCTAACCAGGAGGTTAGAGCACCGGTCCCCTGCCGTCCAGCGGCACGCCGGGACACGTCACCGGGTCTGCTCCAGCCAGGACGCGTAGAGCAGCCCGTACACCGAGCCCGGATCGCGGACCAGCTCGTCGTGCGGGCCCCGCTGCACCACCCGGCCCCGGTCCACCACGATCACCTCGTCGGCCGACTGGGCGGTGGAGAGCCGGTGCGCGATGGCCAGGGTGGTCCGGCCCCGGGTCACCGCGTCCAGGGTCCTCTGCAGCCGCACCTCGGTGGCCGGGTCGACCGCGCTGGTCGCCTCGTCCAGCACCAACAGGTCCGGGTCGGCCACGTACGCCCGGGCCAACGCGACGAGCTGCCGCTCCCCCACGCTGAGCGCCTCGCCCCGCTCACCGACCGGAGTGTCCAGCCCGGACGGCAGCCCCTCCAGCCAGTCGACCAGCCCCAACTCGGTGAAGGCCGCGACGAGCTGCCCGTCGGTCAACTCCGGACGGGCGAAACGGACATTCTCCCCCACCGTGGCGTCGAAGAGGAAACCGTCCTGCGGGACCATCACCACCCGCGACCGCAGCGAGTCGAACCGCACCCGCTCCAACGGCACGCCGGACAGCAGGACCGTACCGGTGGTCGGGTCCATCAACCGGGTGAGCAGCTTGGCGAAGGTGGTCTTGCCGCTGCCGGTCTCGCCCACCACCGCCACCCGGGTCTTCGCCGCGATCTCCAGATCGATGTCGTGCAGCACCGGCGGACCGCCCGGATACGCGAACCCCACCCCGGCGAACCGCACGTCCAACGGCCCCGGCGGCAGCTCCCGGCCCTGCTCCCCCGGGTCGGCGACGTCCGGCTTCATGTCCAGCACGTCCAGCACCCGCCGCCACCCGGCGATCGCGTTCTGCGCCTCGTTGAGCACCTCGGTGGCGATCTGCACCGGCTGGATGAACAGGGTCACCAGGAACAGGAAGGCGGTGATCTGGCCGACCGACAGGGTCCGGTCCGCGCCGAGCGTCACCCCGACCACCACCACCCCGGCCAGCGCCAGCCCGGCCGCGATCTCCCCGACCGAACTGCCCAGGATGCTGAACCGGATGGCCCGCTGCTGCGCCCGCCGGTGGCTGTCGATCGCCTCGTCCAGCCGGCGGGCGGTCCGGGCCGACACCCCGTACGCCCGGATCACCGGCGCGCCGACCACGCTCTCCGCGATCGCCGCGAGCAGCGCCCCCATCCGCTGCCGGACCACCCCGTACGCCCGACCGAGATGCCGCTGCAACGTCCGGATCAGCAGCACGGCCGGCAGGAAGGCGACGAACACCACCAGCGTCAACTGCCAGGAGTACACGAACATCACCACGGTGGTGACCAGGAGCTGACCCAGGTTGATCAGCAGGATCACACCGCCCCACTGCAGGAACTGGGTGATCTGGTCCACGTCGCTGGTCACCCGGGACACCAGGGAACCCCGCCGCTCGGACTGCTGGTGCAGCATGGACAGGTCGTGCACGTGCCGGAACGCCCGGGTCCGGACGTTCGCCAGAGCCGTCTCACTGACCGTGAACAGCCGGCGCATCATCAGGTAACCGCAGAACGTGGTGACCACCAGGGTCGCCGCGGTCACCACCACCACCGTGCCGACCACCCCCAGGTCGATGCCGCCCACCAGGCCCCGGTCGATGCCCTGCTGCACGGCGACCGGCACGGCCGCCCGCCCCACCATGTAGACCAGCGCCAGGGCCATCGTCGCCGCCAGGCCGACCCGCAGCTCCGGGGAGAGCGCCAACCCCCGACGCAGCGTCCGCCAGGCCGTCTCGTCCGGCTCGGTCACCGGCCGGCCCGGGCTACCCGACGACTTCCGCTCATCCGTGGTCACCGTCACCGGACCGACCTCTCGTCCACGACTGCGGGGCTCCGCTGCGCTGCGCTCCTCGCGCTCACCGGGCCCACCTTCCGTTCGCGACTGCGGGGCTCCGCTGCGCTGCGCTCCTCGCGCTCACCTGTCCAACTCCACTTCGAGGCCGGTGGCCACCGGGACCACCGGCGGATCCTGGTACGTCCGGGGCTCCTCACGGTCGTTCTCGGCCTGCTCGTACGCGGTGACCAGGTCCACGTAGCCGGGCACGGTGGCGAGCAGCTCGGTGTGCGTGCCCCGGGCCACCACCCGCCCCTGCTCCACGTAGATCACCTCGTCGGCGAGGGCGATGGTGGCCCGCCGGTACGCCACCACCAGGATCGAGGTCCCGGCGCCGGTACCGTCGGCCGGCGCCGACCGCAGACCGGCCAGGATGGCCGCCTCCACCCGGGGGTCGACCGCGCTCGTCGCGTCGTCGAGCACCAGCAGCCGGGGCCGGCCGGCGAGCGCGCGGGCCAGCGTGAGGCGCTGCCGTTGGCCGCCCGACAGCGAGGTGCCCCGCTCCCCCACCATGGTGTCCAGCCCGTCGGGCAGGGCGGCGACGAACCCGTCCGCCTCGGCCAGCCGCAGCGCCGCCCAGACGTCGTCGTCGCCGATGCCGGGCCGGTCCAGGGTGATGTTGGCGCGTACCGTGTCGTCGAAGACGAACGGCACCTGGGCGACCAGCGCGATCGTGTCGGCCAGTGACGCGGCGGTCAGCCGGCGCAGGTCGACACCGTCGAGCGTGACGGTGCCGGAGTCCGGGTCGACCAGCCGCACCGCCAGGGCGGTGATGGTGGACTTGCCGGACCCGGTCGGCCCGACCAGGGCGACCGTCCGCCCGGCCGGCACGGTGAAGGTGACCTCGCCGAGCACCTGGGTGCCGGGCAGGTGCGCCTCGGCCGGCTCGTAGTGGAACGACACGTCGGCGAAGGCGAGCGTGGCGGCCCCGCCGCCGGCCCGGTCGAGCACCTGGTCGCCGTACGCCATCTCGCCGGTCGCGTCGAGCACCTGCCGCACCCGGTCCCAGCCGGCGACGCTGCGCGGCAGCTCGGCCAGGACCCAGCCGATCGCCCGCACCGGCACCGCCAGCACGGTGAACAGGAACGCCACGCTGACCAGTTCGGCGACGGTGATCGCCTGCTGGTTGAGCCGGATCGCGCCGACCACCAGCACGGCCAGGGTGCCCAGGCTGGGCAGGGTCTCCAGCAGCGGGTCGAACAGACCGCGCAGCCGGCCGACGGAGATCAACGCGTCACGCAGCTCACCGGCGCGGGCGGCGAACCGGCGGGTCTCCTCCGCCTCCCGGCCCATGGTCTTGACCACCAGCGCGCCGTCGAAGCTCTCGTGGGCGATCCCGCTGACCTCGGCCCGGAGCCGCTGGGCGCGGGCCTGCCGGGGGGCCATCCGGCGGGAGTAGACCACGTTGAGGGTGAACAGGGCCGGGAAGACGGCCACGCCGACCAGGGCGAGCGCCCAGTCGGTGACGAAGAGCGCGCCCACCGCGCCGACCACCATCACCAACGTGCCGACCGCGAACGGCAGCGGCGCGATCGGGTACCAGGCCGCCTCGACGTCGGAGTTGGCGTTGGACAGCAGGGTGCCGGTGGCGTGCCGCTGGTGCCAGGACAGCGGCAGGTCCAGGTAGCGCCGGGTGACCCGGCGGCGGTAGGCGGCCTGGAGACGGTACTGCATGTAGCCGGCCCCGAGCCGCCGGCCGAAGATGCCGACCACCCGCAGCAGGCTGATCCCGAACAGGGCCACCGCGGCCAGCGCCAGCACGCCGACCTCCACCGACCCACTGGCGACCGACGGCACCACCACGTCGCCGACCACCGCACCGACCACGTACGCGCTGCCGATCACCATCGCCCCGAAGAGCACGCTGCCGGTGACCGCCACCGCGAAGATCCGTGGTTGTTCCCGGATGGCCCGACCGAGGACCCGCAGCCCTCGGGCGAGCACCTCCGTACTCGTCTTGCTCGACAACTCAACATCCCCCGCCGTAAGCCGCCATTATCTCCCTTCATCCTTACCGCTCGCCGGCGGCCGCGCCGACCGGGGTGCGGAATCGCGCACGTTCGCCGGTACGCCGTCGGCGAAACGGGCCGGGTCGGGCGGGGCGGCCTACCATCGGGAACATGTCGCGGTACGCCCTCACGGAGCGCCAGGCGCTCGCCGACCTCATGCTGACCCTCGGTCCGGACGCCCCGACGCTCAACGAGGGTTGGACGACCCGGGACCTCGCCGCCCACCTGGTGGTCCGCGAGCGCCGACCGGACGCGGCGGGCGGCATCCTGCTGCCGCCGCTGCGCGGTTACGCCGAACGGGTCCGGCTGCGGCTCGCCGCCCGGCCGTGGGCGGACCTGGTGGCGCAGGTGCGTCGGCCGCCGGTCTGGAGCCCGCTGAGCAACCCGCTGACCGACGAGCTGGTCAACACCATGGAGTTCTTCATCCACCACGAGGACGTCCGGCGTGCCGCCCCGGACTGGCAGCCCCGGGAGCTGCCGGCCGGGCTGCCCGCGGCGCTGTGGCGGCGGGTCGCCCCGCTGGGTCGGTTCGCGTTGCGCCGGTTTCCGGCGAGCCTGCTCGTGCAGGCTCCCGGGCACGGGGAGTTCCGGTGCGGGCGGGGCGGCGAGGCGCTGCGGGTGGTCGGTGTGCCGGGCGAGCTGACCCTCTTCCTGTCCGGGCGGCAGCGGGCGGCCCGGGTACAGCTCGACGGGCCGGCCGCCCTGGCCGAGCGGTTGCGGACCGCCCCGCTGGCCCTCTGACCGTCCCGCCGGCCCGGGACCGTCCGACCGGACCGTCCGACCGGACCGTCCGACCGCTGACCGACCCGGGACGAAACCCAAAGATCAGGTCCGATATCTTGCCCGGTATTGATCGTCGGTCCGCCCCACCCGGGACGGCGTCGCAGGGGGGCATGCCATGCGGAGCTTCGCCGTTTCAGCGCTGCGGGAGCCGCCTTTTCCGGGCCAGCGGCACCCCCGGGTGGACGAGGTGGCCCGGGCCAGCGCCGAGTGGGCGGCCGGGATCGGTCTGACCGGTTGCGCCGAGAGCCGGCACCGGCTCGCCGGGGCGGCCGTCGCCGACCTGGCCGGGCGGGCCTGCCCGGAGGCCCCGGTCGACCGGCTCCGGCTGCTGACCGATCTGATCACCTGGCTGTTCGCGGTGGACGACGCCTGCGACGAGGACGGGTTGGGCACCGCGCCGACCCGGTTGGCGCCCACCGTGGCGGGCCTGCTCGACGTGCTCGACCTGCGCGGCGAGCCGGTGCCGTCGGCCCTGCTCGGCACGACCGGGCCGCGCGGGGTCGCGCTGCACGACCTGTGCCGCCGGGTCCGCGCGCAGGCGCCGCCGACGGCGCTGCTGGTGTTCTGCGGGCAGCTGCGGGAGTACCTGCTGGCGTTGCTGTGGGAGGCGGCCAACCGGGAGCACCGGCGGGTGCCGGGGGTGGCCGAGTACGTGCAGATGCGCCGGCACACCGGCGGGGTGCACCCGAGCTTCACGCTCACCGACCTGGCGTACGACGGGCCGGGGACGGCCGACCGGACGGACCCGGCGCTGGCCGCGTTGGAGACCCTCGCCGCAGACCTGGTCTGCTGGTGCAACGACGTCTTCTCCTACCGCAAGGAGGGCCGGCTGACCGGTGACGGGCACAACCTGGTCACCGCTATCGCCGGCGAGCAGGGCCGCCCCGAGCAGGCCGCCCTGCTGGCGGCGGCCGACCTGTTCAACCGGTCCCTGGCCGCGTACACCGAGCGGGAGACGGCGCTGCTGCGGACGGCGGACCCGGCGACCCGGCGGTTCGCCACGTCCCGCCGCCGCTGGATCCGGGCCACCTACGACTGGTCGGTCAGCGCGGCCCGGTACGCCTGACCATGCCGGTTGGACCGGTGTGTCGGCCCCGGGGCTAGCCGATCGTCGGGTGGACGCAATACCCTCTGGTAACCGCAGATCCCGTGACCCCGGTCACTTCTCCACCCCCTGAAGGCGGCTACAACGATGGCTCTCGATGTACCGTACCGTTCCATTCCCGACATGTTCCTCAAGCGTGTGGCCGCCACCCCGGACCGCCACGCCTTCGCCCATCCCGCCCCCGACGACTCGGGACCGGTCTGGCTGACCTGGGAACAGGTGGGGCACCGGGCCAAGGCGGTCGCCGCCGGGCTGCACGGGCTGGGCGTCGGCCACGAGGACCGGGTGGCGATCCTGGCGAACACCCGACTGGACTGGGTGATCGCCGACCTCGGGATCATGTGCGCCGGCGGGGCCACCACCACCGTCTACCCGACCACCGAGCCGGAGGACACCTGCTACATCGTCGCCGACTCCGGCTCCCGGGTGCTGTTCGCCGAGAACCCGGCCCAGGCCGCCAAGATCGCCGGCGCGGACCTGCCCGCACTGACCCACGTGGTCCTCTTCGACGGTGCCGCCGACCCGGCCGCCGCCGTTCCCCAGCT
Proteins encoded in this region:
- the hisI gene encoding phosphoribosyl-AMP cyclohydrolase — its product is MPVPDAPVTGATAPPHRPTPVRPSRLDPAIAARLRRSADGLVAAVVRQHDSGEVLMVAWMDDEALHRTLTTGRATYWSRSRQEYWVKGATSGHHQYVRAVALDCDGDALLVSVDQVGPACHTGQRSCFFDELPVSGDGVEVR
- a CDS encoding ABC transporter ATP-binding protein, producing MEHAIALRDLVVDRGRRRVLDGVSCAVPRGSVTGLLGPSGSGKTTLMRAVVGVQTLTGGTVTVLGRPAGTPALRHRVGYLTQAPSVYADLTVRENARYFAAVHGRGRADADRAVADVGLADAAGQVVGTLSGGQRSRASLACVLVGRPELVVLDEPTVGQDPVLRADLWARFHDLAAGGTTLLVSSHVMDEAARCDRLLLIRAGRLLADDTPDGVRARAGVADLDEAFLRLIRAAAGGEETR
- a CDS encoding ABC transporter permease, whose product is MNPRIVAATAGRVLRQLRHDRRTIALLLVVPGVLLALVHFMYAEQPTPPGQPSTFDQVALVMLGFFPFTIMFLVTSIAMLRERTSGTLERLLTTPLAKLDLLLGYGIAFGLAAAAQAVVASVVAYGLLGLDTAGSAGLVITIAVVTALLGMALGLLGSAFARTEFQAVQFMPVVVIPQLLLCGLFVARDQMAGWLQAVSDALPLSYAVEALQQVGAYAEPTATMWRDLAVVAGSALLALVLAAATLRRRTD
- a CDS encoding TetR family transcriptional regulator produces the protein MRARTGRRPGNPDTREAILRAARTAFAERGFDAASIRAIATAAGVDPALVHHYFGSKDKLFLAAMNAPVDPAALLPGVLDGDPDHIGERLVRMFLGVWDSPAGVAGVALLRSAVTTEWTARLLREFLVTQVLRRVLQHLGADPAELPLRGSLAAAQMAGLVLMRYVIKLEPLASAPPETVVAAVGPAVQRYLTGPLAGVFPHPPAGSP
- a CDS encoding DUF2470 domain-containing protein; this translates as MRPSSAETVRTLVAGCLPGLVHLAHRPGPYQVRHVTDPDGRVLMLVPVVSDLAAVLPPAGTDRAVAVVLDVLDLPPAAGAPPLGRAWVSGWATPLAGEAARHAAVDFAAVEPTGDLLDVGTRFRLYRFEVAEARLETAGDVHRIAGDDYAAAEPDPLHPVEGALLADLALHHAEQVAGYLRRQLGPLADRPDEAAPRVVRLDRYGLVVAFGGPGTRRRARLAFPRPVTDHRDLARLLHPLLCRHERPACPADRRR
- a CDS encoding ABC transporter ATP-binding protein, with the translated sequence MTEPDETAWRTLRRGLALSPELRVGLAATMALALVYMVGRAAVPVAVQQGIDRGLVGGIDLGVVGTVVVVTAATLVVTTFCGYLMMRRLFTVSETALANVRTRAFRHVHDLSMLHQQSERRGSLVSRVTSDVDQITQFLQWGGVILLINLGQLLVTTVVMFVYSWQLTLVVFVAFLPAVLLIRTLQRHLGRAYGVVRQRMGALLAAIAESVVGAPVIRAYGVSARTARRLDEAIDSHRRAQQRAIRFSILGSSVGEIAAGLALAGVVVVGVTLGADRTLSVGQITAFLFLVTLFIQPVQIATEVLNEAQNAIAGWRRVLDVLDMKPDVADPGEQGRELPPGPLDVRFAGVGFAYPGGPPVLHDIDLEIAAKTRVAVVGETGSGKTTFAKLLTRLMDPTTGTVLLSGVPLERVRFDSLRSRVVMVPQDGFLFDATVGENVRFARPELTDGQLVAAFTELGLVDWLEGLPSGLDTPVGERGEALSVGERQLVALARAYVADPDLLVLDEATSAVDPATEVRLQRTLDAVTRGRTTLAIAHRLSTAQSADEVIVVDRGRVVQRGPHDELVRDPGSVYGLLYASWLEQTR
- a CDS encoding ABC transporter ATP-binding protein, producing the protein MSSKTSTEVLARGLRVLGRAIREQPRIFAVAVTGSVLFGAMVIGSAYVVGAVVGDVVVPSVASGSVEVGVLALAAVALFGISLLRVVGIFGRRLGAGYMQYRLQAAYRRRVTRRYLDLPLSWHQRHATGTLLSNANSDVEAAWYPIAPLPFAVGTLVMVVGAVGALFVTDWALALVGVAVFPALFTLNVVYSRRMAPRQARAQRLRAEVSGIAHESFDGALVVKTMGREAEETRRFAARAGELRDALISVGRLRGLFDPLLETLPSLGTLAVLVVGAIRLNQQAITVAELVSVAFLFTVLAVPVRAIGWVLAELPRSVAGWDRVRQVLDATGEMAYGDQVLDRAGGGAATLAFADVSFHYEPAEAHLPGTQVLGEVTFTVPAGRTVALVGPTGSGKSTITALAVRLVDPDSGTVTLDGVDLRRLTAASLADTIALVAQVPFVFDDTVRANITLDRPGIGDDDVWAALRLAEADGFVAALPDGLDTMVGERGTSLSGGQRQRLTLARALAGRPRLLVLDDATSAVDPRVEAAILAGLRSAPADGTGAGTSILVVAYRRATIALADEVIYVEQGRVVARGTHTELLATVPGYVDLVTAYEQAENDREEPRTYQDPPVVPVATGLEVELDR
- a CDS encoding TIGR03085 family metal-binding protein, with the protein product MSRYALTERQALADLMLTLGPDAPTLNEGWTTRDLAAHLVVRERRPDAAGGILLPPLRGYAERVRLRLAARPWADLVAQVRRPPVWSPLSNPLTDELVNTMEFFIHHEDVRRAAPDWQPRELPAGLPAALWRRVAPLGRFALRRFPASLLVQAPGHGEFRCGRGGEALRVVGVPGELTLFLSGRQRAARVQLDGPAALAERLRTAPLAL
- a CDS encoding terpene synthase family protein, encoding MRSFAVSALREPPFPGQRHPRVDEVARASAEWAAGIGLTGCAESRHRLAGAAVADLAGRACPEAPVDRLRLLTDLITWLFAVDDACDEDGLGTAPTRLAPTVAGLLDVLDLRGEPVPSALLGTTGPRGVALHDLCRRVRAQAPPTALLVFCGQLREYLLALLWEAANREHRRVPGVAEYVQMRRHTGGVHPSFTLTDLAYDGPGTADRTDPALAALETLAADLVCWCNDVFSYRKEGRLTGDGHNLVTAIAGEQGRPEQAALLAAADLFNRSLAAYTERETALLRTADPATRRFATSRRRWIRATYDWSVSAARYA